Proteins encoded together in one Ptychodera flava strain L36383 unplaced genomic scaffold, AS_Pfla_20210202 Scaffold_140__1_contigs__length_122957_pilon, whole genome shotgun sequence window:
- the LOC139126856 gene encoding putative nuclease HARBI1 — MATEFEEFFILRNFFEDFNEDLDPSIFFQLRINAAIFVSLTCLFLRRKFVPRIRNFAEDVVPQYSLQDFCVHFRLGKGIFVFVLERIANLLLMEHAGGRSQVSPEKQLLVFIWYMVNQESIREVGHIFNLSKSTVHGIIKRVTKAVIAEMKDVIRWPTHDMQREISQHFQLQHGLPGIAGIIDGTHIRLSACIGGVQDYVNRKGYPSMQLQVIVDDNLLITNAYTGWPGCTHDARVLRNSSLSTRMETNEMMMAPGTYIIGDSAYPLRDWLITPFRDNGFLTIQQRRFNRAISSCRQSVERSIGHLKGRVRRLRELPMHDPEYVCETVIAGCIIHNLCIIHQDDVENYIDLDPQYIDDPNQYPNIHINAPGGVARRQQLMNALH; from the exons ATGGCGACAGAGTTCgaagaatttttcattttgcgtaatttttttgaagattttaaCGAAGATTTAGACCCTAGTATATTTTTTCAACTTCGGATCAACGCTGCCATTTTTGTTTCGCTCACTTGTTTATTTTTGCGTCGGAAATTTGTTCCTCGAATTCGGAATTTTGCAGAAGATGTCGTGCCACAATACTCTTTGCAAGACTTCTGTGTGCACTTCCGGCTTGGCAAGGGTATTTTCGTTTTCGTGCTGGAGAGAATCGCCAACCTGCTATTGATGGAACATGCTGGTGGACGGTCTCAAGTGTCTCCAGAGAAACAGCTTCTTGTATTCATATGGTATATGGTTAACCAAGAGTCTATACGAGAGGTTGGGCACATTTTCAACCTCTCAAAGTCAACAGTGCATGGCATTATAAAACGTGTCACCAAAGCGGTCATTGCTGAGATGAAAGAT gtTATCAGATGGCCGACGCATGATATGCAGAGGGAAATTTCACAGCACTTCCAGCTTCAACATGGTTTACCAGGGATAGCAGGCATTATTGATGGCACTCACATCAGACTGAGTGCTTGCATCGGTGGAGTTCAAGATTATGTGAACAGGAAGGGTTATCCATCAATGCAACTCCAG gTAATTGTCGATGATAACTTGTTGATAACTAATGCCTACACTGGATGGCCAGGCTGTACACATGACGCTCGTGTTCTCCGAAACTCTTCCCTGTCTACAAGAATGGAGACCAATGAAATGATGATGGCTCCTGGAACTTACATCATTGGTGACTCTGCATACCCTCTGAGAGACTGGCTTATTACTCCTTTCAGAGATAATGGTTTCCTAACTATTCAGCAACGCAGATTCAATCGTGCAATTTCCTCCTGCCGTCAAAGTGTTGAGCGATCAATTGGGCATTTAAAGGGGCGTGTCCGAAGGCTAAGGGAATTGCCAATGCATGATCCAGAATATGTGTGTGAGACTGTCATTGCTGGATGCATCATTCACAATCTGTGCATCATTCACCAGGATGATGTGGAGAATTATATTGATTTGGATCCACAGTACATCGATGATCCAAACCAATATCCTAATATTCATATAAATGCACCAGGTGGGGTAGCCAGAAGGCAGCAACTTATGAATGCTTTGCACTGA